The following proteins come from a genomic window of Candidatus Sulfotelmatobacter sp.:
- a CDS encoding ATP-dependent metallopeptidase FtsH/Yme1/Tma family protein produces the protein MNANLRNFALWVIIVLLLLALFTLFQNPGQRTSSQDISFSQLLNEVDQGRVRDVVIQGPEIHGTFSNGTAFQTYAPNDPQLIQKLYAKGVSITARPPSDNVPWFVSLLVSWLPFIALIGVWIFLSRQMQGAGGKALGFGKSRAKLLAEAHGRVTFEDVAGVDEAKQDLQEIVEFLRDPGKFQRLGGRIPRGVLLVGPPGTGKTLIARAVAGEANVPFFTISGSDFVEMFVGVGASRVRDMFEQAKKNAPCIIFIDEIDAVGRHRGAGLGGGNDER, from the coding sequence ATGAACGCCAATCTCCGTAATTTCGCCCTCTGGGTGATCATTGTCCTGCTGCTGCTCGCCCTGTTCACGCTCTTCCAGAACCCGGGTCAGCGCACCTCGTCGCAGGACATCTCCTTCTCGCAGCTGCTCAACGAGGTCGACCAGGGCCGCGTGCGCGATGTCGTCATCCAGGGTCCGGAAATCCACGGCACCTTCTCGAACGGCACCGCCTTCCAGACCTATGCGCCGAACGACCCGCAGCTGATCCAGAAGCTCTACGCCAAGGGCGTCTCCATCACCGCGCGGCCGCCGTCGGACAACGTGCCGTGGTTCGTCTCGCTGCTCGTCTCCTGGCTGCCTTTCATCGCGCTGATCGGCGTGTGGATCTTCCTGTCGCGCCAGATGCAAGGCGCCGGCGGCAAGGCGCTCGGCTTCGGCAAGTCGCGCGCCAAGCTGCTCGCCGAAGCGCACGGCCGCGTCACCTTCGAGGACGTCGCCGGCGTCGACGAGGCCAAGCAGGATCTGCAGGAGATCGTCGAATTCCTGCGCGATCCCGGCAAATTCCAGCGCCTGGGCGGACGCATTCCGCGCGGCGTCTTGCTGGTCGGCCCGCCGGGCACCGGCAAGACCTTGATCGCGCGCGCGGTCGCCGGCGAAGCCAATGTGCCGTTCTTCACCATTTCCGGCTCCGACTTCGTCGAGATGTTCGTCGGCGTCGGCGCTTCCCGCGTGCGCGACATGTTCGAGCAGGCGAAGAAGAACGCGCCCTGCATCATCTTCATCGACGAAATCGACGCGGTGGGCCGCCATCGCGGCGCCGGCCTCGGCGGCGGCAATGACGAGCG